In the Polyangiaceae bacterium genome, one interval contains:
- a CDS encoding TetR/AcrR family transcriptional regulator, whose translation MESRVSAVERKKADKRRRLLDAALRLFAERGFHGTAVPLVAKEAGVSPGSVYRFFESKEALVNAVFQQSKRALGAALADVDLSRPSKATFDELWARLLRFAREQPTAFHFLELQDHAPYLDEDSKSLELTVLAPIAAACSELQRSGELDDRVSVEVVLAFVWGAFVGLFKAERHGYLTLDDSQVAQARDACFHAFKRQETP comes from the coding sequence ATGGAGTCCCGAGTTTCCGCTGTGGAGCGCAAAAAGGCCGACAAGCGTCGCCGTCTGCTCGACGCTGCGCTGCGCCTGTTCGCCGAACGCGGCTTCCACGGCACAGCCGTCCCCCTGGTGGCAAAGGAAGCCGGCGTGAGCCCAGGCTCCGTCTACCGCTTCTTCGAGAGCAAAGAAGCCCTCGTGAATGCGGTGTTCCAGCAATCCAAGCGCGCCCTCGGAGCCGCGCTGGCGGACGTGGATCTTTCCCGCCCGTCGAAGGCGACCTTCGACGAGCTGTGGGCAAGGCTGCTGCGGTTCGCTCGAGAGCAGCCCACGGCCTTCCATTTCTTGGAGCTGCAGGATCACGCGCCCTATCTGGACGAGGACAGCAAGAGCCTCGAGCTGACGGTGCTGGCGCCGATCGCGGCGGCCTGCAGTGAGCTACAGCGCTCGGGCGAACTCGACGACCGCGTGTCGGTGGAAGTCGTGCTCGCCTTCGTGTGGGGAGCCTTCGTCGGCTTGTTCAAGGCCGAACGCCACGGCTACCTCACCCTCGACGATTCGCAGGTCGCGCAAGCGCGCGACGCGTGCTTTCACGCCTTCAAAAGACAGGAGACCCCATGA
- a CDS encoding S46 family peptidase, translating to MRSVFSTLLPLCFVVACGGSGLSIVPGPGPDPEPVHPPPPETKESYASPGGMWVPRQLADHADTLRRLGLELDPAVLSDPMQYPLGAVVSLGGCSASFVSPKGLIVTNHHCVTGALQYSSSAKEDLTKNGFLAKTLGDEKTNGPSARVYVTRAFTDVTQKVRDGLEQMADPVARHEAVEARQKTLLAECEKKPNVRCEIAENLGGGEFLLIEKLEIRDVRLVYAPHQGIGNFGGEVDNWRWPRHSGDFAFLRAYVGPDGNPADYSEKNVPYQPRMHLQLATRPLEAGDLVLVAGYPGRTYRLNTAQETAEAVEWFYPKRIRLFEEYLAVLEKLVKGDEDVRIKATPLIRGLDNALTYTRGSLEGLTQGGALATRKDRDQKLGEWIGADSARMTQYGDVMQQLDALFKERQATRDGDFAVWEILRLSTLTDAAMDILRMAEERPKPDAEREPDYQERNWKPLEQSMVSLSKRYARKLEAGLLGQALLRVSRMEESPTKQALLKAFLGRSPASPENIDKAVSKLLSSTQLEDEKVRVKLLTKATLAELKLSRDPLVKVALALRPLVAEMEKRDDSRAGKFLILRPKYVAALSEMTPGPVAPDANGTLRVTFGTVKGYSPKPGAPVYEPFTKVEQILDKATGKDPFDAPQGLLAHIRGKKFGKYADARLGTLPVDFLADLDITGGNSGSPTLNARGELVGLAFDGNYEAMASDWLFMSDITRSIHVDARYMLWVMDAVDGADRLLTEMSKTPEL from the coding sequence ATGCGCAGCGTCTTTTCGACCCTCCTTCCGCTCTGCTTCGTCGTGGCGTGCGGAGGCTCCGGCCTCAGTATCGTACCGGGACCGGGGCCCGATCCCGAGCCCGTGCACCCGCCGCCCCCCGAGACGAAGGAAAGCTACGCCAGCCCTGGCGGAATGTGGGTCCCAAGGCAGCTCGCGGATCACGCCGACACTCTGCGCCGGCTTGGGCTGGAACTGGATCCCGCCGTGCTCAGCGACCCGATGCAGTACCCGCTCGGTGCTGTCGTCAGCCTGGGCGGATGTTCGGCTTCCTTCGTTTCGCCCAAGGGGCTCATCGTCACCAATCACCACTGCGTGACGGGCGCGCTGCAATACAGCTCCAGTGCCAAAGAAGATCTGACGAAGAACGGATTTCTGGCGAAGACCCTAGGGGACGAGAAGACCAACGGTCCCTCAGCACGCGTGTACGTGACTCGCGCCTTCACCGACGTGACGCAGAAGGTTCGCGATGGACTCGAGCAGATGGCTGACCCCGTGGCGCGACACGAAGCGGTGGAAGCGCGTCAGAAGACGCTGCTGGCCGAATGCGAAAAGAAGCCCAACGTGCGTTGCGAGATCGCGGAGAACCTCGGGGGCGGCGAGTTCCTACTGATCGAAAAGCTCGAGATCCGGGACGTGCGCTTGGTGTACGCACCGCATCAAGGGATCGGGAACTTTGGTGGGGAAGTCGACAACTGGCGCTGGCCCCGCCACTCCGGAGACTTCGCCTTCCTGCGCGCGTACGTCGGCCCTGACGGCAACCCCGCGGACTACTCGGAGAAGAACGTGCCCTATCAGCCGCGGATGCATCTTCAGCTCGCGACCCGGCCCCTCGAAGCTGGGGACTTGGTGCTCGTGGCGGGGTACCCGGGCAGGACCTACCGCTTGAATACCGCCCAAGAGACCGCGGAGGCCGTCGAGTGGTTCTACCCGAAACGCATTCGGTTGTTCGAAGAGTACCTGGCCGTGCTGGAGAAGCTGGTCAAGGGCGACGAAGACGTTCGGATCAAGGCCACGCCGTTGATCCGCGGTCTCGACAATGCGCTCACCTACACCCGCGGATCCCTGGAGGGTCTGACCCAGGGAGGCGCTCTTGCCACTCGCAAGGACCGCGACCAGAAGCTGGGCGAGTGGATCGGTGCGGACTCCGCGCGCATGACCCAGTACGGCGACGTGATGCAGCAGCTGGACGCGCTGTTCAAGGAGCGACAGGCCACTCGGGACGGCGATTTCGCGGTTTGGGAAATCCTGCGACTCAGCACGCTGACCGACGCCGCCATGGACATCCTGCGCATGGCCGAAGAGCGCCCCAAGCCCGACGCCGAGCGGGAGCCCGACTACCAAGAGCGCAACTGGAAGCCCCTCGAGCAAAGCATGGTCAGCTTGTCGAAGCGCTACGCGCGCAAGCTCGAGGCGGGACTGTTGGGCCAAGCGCTGCTCCGCGTTTCGCGCATGGAGGAAAGCCCGACGAAGCAGGCCCTGCTCAAAGCCTTCTTGGGGCGCAGCCCCGCCAGCCCAGAGAACATCGACAAGGCCGTCAGCAAGCTGTTGAGCTCGACCCAGCTGGAGGACGAGAAGGTCCGCGTCAAGCTGCTGACCAAGGCGACCCTCGCCGAACTCAAGCTGAGCCGCGATCCGCTGGTCAAGGTCGCGCTGGCGTTGCGGCCCCTCGTTGCCGAGATGGAGAAGCGAGACGACAGCCGCGCCGGCAAGTTCCTGATCTTGCGACCGAAGTATGTGGCGGCGCTCTCGGAGATGACGCCGGGACCAGTGGCGCCGGACGCGAACGGTACGCTGCGTGTGACCTTCGGCACCGTCAAAGGCTACTCGCCGAAGCCCGGTGCTCCAGTCTACGAGCCCTTCACCAAGGTCGAACAGATCCTCGACAAGGCCACGGGTAAGGACCCCTTCGACGCACCCCAAGGGCTGCTCGCACACATTCGAGGGAAGAAGTTCGGCAAGTACGCTGACGCGCGACTCGGCACCCTCCCCGTGGACTTCCTCGCGGACCTCGACATCACGGGCGGGAACTCGGGCTCTCCGACCTTGAACGCGCGCGGCGAGCTCGTCGGGCTCGCCTTTGACGGAAACTACGAAGCGATGGCGAGCGATTGGTTGTTCATGAGCGATATCACGCGCAGCATTCACGTCGACGCGCGCTACATGCTTTGGGTCATGGATGCCGTGGACGGCGCCGATCGTCTGCTCACGGAAATGTCGAAGACGCCAGAGCTTTGA
- a CDS encoding aldo/keto reductase, protein MTNSLWGRVPFGQTGLTVSRLAIGSSYGVGDAALERAYERGVNFFFWGLRRTGPFAAGVRAVARKHREDMCVAIQSYSRSALLMRPSVELALRKLAVDYVDVLTLSWWPEVPPDRIVDAALALRESGKVRHIMISCHHRPSFAKMIVDPRFEAIMLRYNAAHPGAEREVFPLLRSKTKRPGVLAFTATRWGTLLSSSYSPPDERTPTAPDCYRFVLSNPAVDVCLCGPKNGQELDQAMDALELGPLLEDETAWMRRVGKTVHERRPPRGPIALLDRLSDKLARRPRDEDAPAALPKEDTDANERARDTVLKEGYDERP, encoded by the coding sequence ATGACGAACTCACTATGGGGTAGGGTACCGTTTGGCCAGACGGGCCTGACGGTCAGCCGCTTGGCGATTGGCTCGAGCTACGGCGTCGGTGACGCTGCTTTGGAGCGCGCCTACGAGCGCGGCGTCAACTTCTTCTTCTGGGGTCTCCGCCGTACTGGACCATTCGCAGCCGGCGTGCGGGCCGTGGCCCGCAAACACCGAGAAGACATGTGCGTGGCCATCCAGAGCTATTCGCGGTCGGCCTTGTTGATGCGTCCGTCGGTGGAACTCGCCCTGCGCAAGCTCGCCGTGGACTATGTGGACGTGCTCACTTTGAGCTGGTGGCCGGAGGTTCCGCCGGATCGCATCGTGGACGCCGCGCTCGCTTTGCGTGAGTCGGGCAAGGTGCGCCACATCATGATCTCCTGCCACCACCGCCCCAGCTTCGCGAAAATGATCGTGGATCCCCGTTTCGAGGCCATCATGCTTCGCTACAACGCAGCACACCCCGGTGCCGAGCGCGAGGTCTTTCCGCTGCTTCGCTCGAAAACGAAACGTCCCGGGGTCTTGGCTTTCACAGCTACGCGCTGGGGGACACTGCTCAGCTCGAGTTATTCGCCGCCGGATGAGCGCACGCCGACCGCTCCGGATTGCTATCGCTTCGTGCTTTCGAACCCCGCCGTAGACGTCTGTCTGTGCGGTCCCAAGAACGGACAAGAGCTCGACCAGGCCATGGACGCGCTGGAGCTCGGACCACTGTTGGAGGACGAGACGGCATGGATGCGACGGGTTGGCAAAACGGTGCACGAGCGCCGTCCTCCTCGTGGGCCCATCGCGCTGCTCGACCGCTTGAGCGACAAGCTGGCCCGCCGACCGCGCGACGAAGACGCACCAGCCGCGCTGCCAAAAGAAGACACGGACGCCAATGAGAGAGCGCGGGATACGGTGCTCAAAGAAGGCTACGACGAGCGGCCCTGA
- a CDS encoding adenylate/guanylate cyclase domain-containing protein — translation MAVVSVERSVQCRASVDALWPLITDTERLNRVIGLSRIELSPNDDATAARYLVKTVSGGFPLEYEERPYEWEHPRYFKVRRNVRKGLVHFLENTFTLEPVGKGSKITVRISADPKSGLISPVLRLQISRFLSRLMSFVQDADERAQSGAEAPKPEPVQLAESRYQRVSTSYLDALDGDERRAGEKILRMVGQGSDKDLDRMRPYELADGWDLPRRAVLGAALHAVAGGVLDLTWDLVCPSCRTASERMHALSELGAHAHCQLCDLTFDLDLDRAVEATFRPAAGLRAVDEGPYCIGGPARTPHVLVQAVLPPQAATAMPAPTQPGRYRLFVRGGPAAILKVAPEGGAEVPFVAGEEALEPPQAEIRPGGTVRLRNDTPRERHAKIEAVDYPNQAATAHEVSMMPEFRRQFAREVLKPGLTLRIGRACLLFTDLTGSTALYSRVGDAKAFGVVQDHFELLREVIATERGTIIKTIGDAVMASFLTEAEAIRAAVSMHRRFPDFRARSRTEHALTLKVGVHSGPCYVVTANGVLDYFGQTVNLAARLQGAAAGGELVLTRGLADQAREQGWIPEGTQATEFSAELKGLAEPIAAVRLALDSAD, via the coding sequence GTGGCTGTGGTCAGCGTCGAACGTTCCGTGCAGTGCCGCGCATCCGTCGACGCGCTGTGGCCCTTGATCACGGATACCGAGCGCCTGAACCGCGTGATCGGTCTGTCGCGCATCGAGCTCTCACCGAACGACGACGCCACAGCGGCGCGCTACTTGGTCAAGACCGTGTCTGGGGGATTCCCCCTCGAGTACGAAGAGCGCCCCTACGAGTGGGAGCATCCGCGCTACTTCAAGGTCCGACGCAACGTTCGCAAGGGGCTCGTTCACTTCCTGGAAAACACGTTCACCTTGGAGCCCGTGGGCAAGGGCAGCAAGATCACGGTTCGCATCAGCGCTGACCCGAAGTCCGGCCTGATTTCACCAGTACTGCGCCTGCAAATCTCCCGCTTCTTGAGTCGCTTGATGAGCTTCGTGCAGGACGCTGACGAGCGCGCACAGAGCGGTGCCGAAGCGCCGAAGCCCGAGCCCGTACAGCTGGCGGAGAGCCGCTATCAGCGAGTCTCCACCAGCTACCTGGATGCGCTCGATGGTGACGAACGCCGCGCAGGCGAAAAGATCCTGCGCATGGTGGGGCAGGGGTCCGACAAGGATTTGGATCGCATGCGCCCCTACGAACTTGCCGACGGATGGGATCTGCCCCGTCGCGCCGTGCTCGGGGCGGCGCTGCACGCCGTAGCGGGCGGCGTGTTGGATCTTACGTGGGATCTCGTCTGCCCCAGCTGCCGTACCGCCTCCGAACGCATGCATGCGCTCTCCGAGTTGGGCGCCCACGCCCACTGCCAGCTGTGCGATCTGACTTTCGATCTGGACTTGGATCGCGCAGTCGAAGCGACCTTCCGTCCCGCGGCGGGCCTGAGGGCGGTGGACGAGGGGCCCTATTGCATTGGGGGTCCCGCGCGAACCCCACACGTGTTGGTACAGGCAGTGCTGCCGCCGCAGGCGGCGACGGCCATGCCCGCGCCGACCCAACCCGGGCGCTACCGGCTGTTCGTCCGCGGCGGTCCGGCAGCGATCCTCAAGGTTGCGCCCGAGGGCGGAGCGGAAGTGCCCTTTGTGGCAGGTGAAGAGGCGCTCGAGCCGCCCCAGGCGGAGATCAGGCCGGGGGGAACCGTGCGCTTGCGCAACGACACGCCGCGGGAACGCCACGCCAAGATCGAAGCCGTGGACTACCCGAACCAGGCCGCGACGGCGCACGAAGTCAGCATGATGCCCGAGTTTCGGCGGCAGTTCGCGCGCGAGGTGCTCAAGCCAGGGCTCACCCTGCGCATCGGACGTGCGTGCCTGCTCTTCACGGACCTCACCGGCTCGACGGCGCTCTACTCGCGGGTGGGCGACGCCAAGGCCTTCGGCGTCGTGCAGGATCACTTCGAGTTGCTGCGCGAGGTCATTGCGACCGAGCGAGGGACCATCATCAAGACGATCGGCGACGCTGTGATGGCGTCGTTTCTCACGGAGGCGGAAGCGATTCGGGCTGCGGTGAGCATGCATCGGCGGTTTCCAGACTTCCGCGCGCGCTCACGCACCGAACATGCCCTGACCTTGAAGGTGGGAGTGCACTCCGGTCCTTGCTACGTCGTGACGGCCAACGGTGTGCTGGACTACTTCGGTCAGACTGTGAACCTCGCCGCGCGCCTGCAGGGCGCCGCGGCCGGCGGAGAGTTGGTGCTGACGCGGGGCCTGGCCGATCAGGCACGGGAGCAGGGCTGGATCCCCGAGGGCACGCAAGCCACGGAGTTTTCCGCCGAGCTCAAAGGACTCGCAGAGCCCATCGCTGCCGTGCGGCTCGCGTTGGACAGCGCCGACTGA
- a CDS encoding NAD(P)-dependent oxidoreductase, producing MTTLKGKTLFITGASRGIGLAIALRAARDGANVAVVAKTKDPNPKLPGTVYTAVEEIERAGGRGLACITDIRFEEQVIEAVEATVKAFGGIDILVNNASAISLTGTLHTPMKRYDLMHQVNTRGTFLCSQVCLPQLLKAANPHILNLSPPLNMETRWFEGHVAYTMAKFGMSMCVLGMAGEFKGKVAVNALWPRTAIATSAVNNLLGGEESMQRCRKPEIMADAAHAILTTPQSELTGQFLIDEDFLRTRGVSDFDQYANVPGADLIPDFFV from the coding sequence ATGACCACGCTCAAAGGCAAGACCCTGTTCATCACTGGCGCCAGTCGCGGCATCGGCCTGGCCATCGCACTTCGTGCGGCGCGCGATGGTGCCAACGTGGCCGTAGTGGCGAAAACCAAGGATCCCAACCCGAAGCTGCCCGGCACGGTGTACACGGCCGTGGAAGAAATCGAGCGCGCGGGCGGCAGGGGCCTCGCCTGCATCACTGACATTCGCTTCGAGGAACAAGTGATCGAGGCCGTGGAAGCGACGGTGAAAGCGTTCGGTGGCATCGACATCCTCGTCAACAATGCCAGCGCCATCAGCCTGACGGGCACGCTGCACACGCCGATGAAGCGCTACGACTTGATGCACCAGGTCAACACGCGCGGCACGTTCCTCTGCTCTCAGGTATGCCTTCCCCAGCTGCTGAAGGCGGCGAATCCCCACATTCTGAACCTGTCGCCGCCCCTGAACATGGAGACGCGCTGGTTCGAAGGTCATGTCGCCTACACCATGGCCAAGTTCGGCATGAGCATGTGCGTGCTGGGCATGGCGGGAGAATTCAAGGGCAAGGTCGCGGTCAACGCGCTGTGGCCCCGCACGGCCATCGCCACCTCCGCCGTGAACAACCTGCTCGGCGGCGAGGAAAGCATGCAGCGCTGTCGCAAGCCGGAGATCATGGCGGATGCCGCCCATGCGATCTTGACGACGCCGCAGAGTGAGCTGACGGGGCAGTTCCTCATCGACGAGGACTTTCTGCGCACTCGGGGCGTGTCCGACTTCGATCAGTACGCCAACGTGCCGGGCGCCGACTTGATCCCCGACTTCTTCGTTTGA